In Borreliella afzelii, the DNA window AGTCCATACATATTAGGAAGTAGACGTTTTTGATTTTTTCCATCTTTTTGGATTGAAACAGTCCCTGTTAGTACAAAATGATTAATAAGTTTAATAATTTCGCTGCTTGCAAGCTTATAAGCTTGAGTAAAAGGTAGTAAATTATTATTAATGTCGCCAATATATGAGTCTGAAGTGTAAAATTTCTCAGACGCTTGCTTTAAATGTCTAAATTTATACTGCAGTTTTAAGTAGTTGAGTCTTACCACTTCAGAACTAAACCCAATAGTTGAGATAGTATTAACCTCATTTGCAATTGTTGTAGGGTTGGCATTTAGAAAAGCATCCCACTTTACAGTTCTTTGGTAGCCCATTTGCAGATCAACATCTTCAATTTGATCGGGTAAAAACCATTTATACATTATAGGGTCTTTAACTTCTCCTATGATATTAGCTACAGCTTTTGCATAATAATTTTCGTCAAATAATTCCATATTAATCCTCCTGAATTTTTAATTTTTACTTATAGCTTTATTTCCAAACACTGCTACTTTTACCAAATAAACATCATTGCTAATTTGTTTTGCATCAGACAACGCTATTGCATTAATAGTTGTCTTATTTGCTCCTGCAGTAACCTTTTCAAGAGCACCATCTTTATTGAAAACAAGCTTATCTTTTGTTTTAGGCATAGCATCTTTTGCTACTAAGTACCCCTCAAAGTTATTGGTAATTGGAACAATAGTGGCTGTTTTGCTAAACTCGTCTATATCAATGCATATTCCATACAAGTCTTCACCACCACCAGCCTCAACATGAGGCTCATAGTGAATTTCATTCTTTTTTTCTTCTTGAATAACTCTTTTTACTCCGCGCTTATAGGGATACCCCGAATATGGATGATTTTCCAACTTATCAAAACTACTAGTTCTAATGCCTCCAGAAGCAAAAAATTGCACGTTTTTGTCTCTAAACTCAATAGAATTGCCTAGTAAACCAGTATAATGTTGTGGATTTTTCATAAACTTTTCTAGTTTACTGCGCTTTTCTTGATACTCTTTTACTAATTGCGT includes these proteins:
- a CDS encoding DUF228 domain-containing protein, translated to MADTTQLVKEYQEKRSKLEKFMKNPQHYTGLLGNSIEFRDKNVQFFASGGIRTSSFDKLENHPYSGYPYKRGVKRVIQEEKKNEIHYEPHVEAGGGEDLYGICIDIDEFSKTATIVPITNNFEGYLVAKDAMPKTKDKLVFNKDGALEKVTAGANKTTINAIALSDAKQISNDVYLVKVAVFGNKAISKN